In Camelina sativa cultivar DH55 chromosome 17, Cs, whole genome shotgun sequence, the genomic stretch attttgtgactattttgttatatttaatttgttttgtttgttgtttgagattctattttgattttgaattattataataaaaaaataaataatctatatacataataagtcaATTATATGCTATGATTAagtcaaatttttcataataaattaattattttacacaattttagttaaatcaacttaagtttatatgtcaaatattctaatattaatagtgttgacaaataataaaataaagatttaacccgtgttagcagaaagttaatgatattttattaattcaaacatGTTGTTTTAGTAAaacatctactatataaccatattatataatattttaaaatttttaattttacatattcgtaatattttaaaattttattcatcttatatatattaattataatatttaaataaatgtgaatcgaagtttttcttatgttaagaatcaaagcttacaggttttgaaaaaaaaaaataggaatcaaattgttgttttttgtttgcaaatgattcataaatagaatatcttcaatacaTAGTAGAAGGTgtgattaaatatatcatagtttatgtttccatattgattttactgtaatttttttagttggaatgaaatgtaaaatatttaggaaacaaaatctaaagtaatgttatttttggaaatttttttagggactaactttataaaaaagtacaaataaaagggtagaacccaaaatgtatttcaaaaatgcgTATATAGATACTGAAATAATCCCAAAATTGAACATGAGTAAACCAAAACTCCAAAACCGATCCAAACCGTATTTAAACCAAATCTAAACCGAAAGCGGTCTGGGCAACATCGAGTCTTAATGGGTTTAACAAAGAGGAATGACATAAACCCTTTCCCATGGCTGCTTCTGCAACCTAAAATGGCTCcttcaatctctcttcttctcatcagaCGCGTCTCTCTCTTCCACAGAAACCCTAAAAGCCGCCGACTTTTCCAACCATTTCTCGCAAAATCATTCTCTACTTCTCCACAGAGCAAACCTGACTCAACCCTTGAACCTAATCACAAaccctcttctctctcttctcgtcTTAGCTTCGTCTTCGATCAAATTGATGCTATTGAGAAACGTCACTCTGAGCAAGACGAAACCCTTGAGCGTATTCGTGCTTGGCGTCAATCTAAACAGACCCATCAGCCAAAGACACCATCTTGTGCTCCACAGGATCCGCATCCTAGGGAAGTTGATACCTTTGTGCCTAATGAGGAATTGGTGGTCTCTTGTTCCGTAGCTGAGCCGAGTCAGATCAATTCTGGCGAGGTGAGTAAGGAGAAGGGTGTGGTGGAGCTTGTGCATCCATGGCCGGAGTGGATGGAGTTGATGGAGAGGCTTTTAAAGCAGAATTACTTTGATCataggagagaaagagatgaagatgagATGGTGAGTTGTTTGGGGATGGATGTTTCTAATGTGGGAGTaggtgaagaagagaaggttgGAGTTGCCTTGTTTCAGGATTTTAGAGCTGTTCAAAACGCTTGTATCAATTTTGGAAAAGACCGGTTCGATATCCTAAGGTTTGTGCATATTCTGAATCGAACAagttaaacatttttatttgtccTATATGAATTGTATGATTCGTATATAAGTTTGATCGAGAGTGATTAAGTTTAGCTAGTTTTAATGACTTTGCTATTGTTTCTGTACTCGCTAGTGGCGTTTGAGCAGTTTAGTTGTTAAGATTAAAGATACTGAGGAGGGTAAAGTCTACTTATATGTGCTTATGTGAGTATATTTCCTCAGGTCATTGTCGAGAAATGACATTCAAGTTCTTGTTGGCCATGGATGTCCAGCGACTGATAGAAAGGTGATTTTCTCAGGAAAACTACTAAGGAAGCGTGTCCATCTGGATGAAGGAGATGTAAGGAGTTTTAAATAAGCTATACATACAAGAATTGTGCTATTATGAACATTGCCATCTCATTGATTTTTGCTACTTGTTCTATCATTCGTCTAGATGCCTAGCTATCAATACCATTGCCATCTCAATGATTTTTGCTGACGATTCATCTCTTACTCTTTGGTTTTGATACAATGTGAGATGTTTGATACATGGATGAATAATAAGGAAGGTACAAATAGGTGGAATGAAGAATAGATTACGAGTCTTTGGCTCATTGGTTGTGTGGGAGCTTCAAACGTTGCGATCATTGGTTCTACATTTTAATAGTTGACTCAAGGAAATCAGAAGAGGGTTTCATTACTGTTCTTCAGAAATTAGCTTctcattttaataatttttcttttagtttggtTGGAGTATTGGGCTGTGGCTATTTTCTTAGGTTTCATAAAGTCTCCTCTGTTAATCTTACTGATAAATTTTCTTCCTCGCGATATTTCCGGTTAATTTCCTAACTGGTTTACTATCAATAGGTTCTTCAGATGATAACATTCATTCATATATTAGGTCTGCAGTTCCTGCAGCTTGAGGAACTCATGCGAAAAGGCGTTTTTGTTAACAAACAAAGAGGATGAGGCTCGAACCATTGATCTCATGCGCATTTTGTTCACCTATGGTTTTGACCCATTGAACGGAACAGTGGCCAACAAAAATCTCCTGAAGAAAAAGTCTGTTAAGACTGTGGTGCGGAAACTGCTGCACGAGATTGTCAAGTTAAGCACTGTACCAATAGATCCTAATCTTACTCCACCAGNNNNNNNNNNNNNNNNNNNNNNNNNNNNNNNNNNNNNNNNNNNNNNNNNNNNNNNNNNNNNNNNNNNNNNNNNNNNNNNNNNNNNNNNNNNNNNNNNNNNNNNNNNNNNNNNNNNNNNNNNNNNNNNNNNNNNNNNNNNNNNNNNNNNNNNNNNNNNNNNNNNNNNNNNNNNNNNNNNNNNNNNNNNNNNNNNNNNNNNNNNNNNNNNNNNNNNNNNNNNNNNNNNNNNNNNNNNNNNNNNNNNNNNNNNNNNNNNNNNNNNNNNNNNNNNNNNNNNNNNNNNNNNNNNNNNNNNNNNNNNNNNNNNNNNNNNNNNNNNNNNNNNNNNNNNNNNNNNNNNNNNNNNNNNNNNNNNNNNNNNNNNNNNNNNNNNNNNNNNNNNNNNNNNNNNNNNNNNNNNNNNNNNNNNNNNNNNNNNNNNNNNNNNNNNNNNNNNNNNNNNNNNNNNNNNNNNNNNNNNNNNNNNNNNNNNNNNNNNNNNNNNNNNNNNNNNNNNNNNNNNNNNNNNNNNNNNNNNNNNTTTTCTTTTAGTTTGGTTGGAGTATTGGGCTGTGGCTATTTTCTTAGGTTTCATAAAGTCTCCTCTGTTAATCTTACtgataaattttctttttcttcctcgcGAGATTTCCGGTTAATTTCCTAATTGGTTTACTATAGGTTCTTCAGATGATAACATTCATTCATATATTAGGTCTGCAGTTCCTGCAGCTTGAGGAACTCATGCGAAAAGGCGTTTTTGTTAACAAACAAAGAGGATGAGGCTCGAACCATTGATCTCATGCGCATTTTGTTCACCTATGGTTTTGACCCATTGAACGGAACAGTGGCCAACAAAAATCTCCTGAAGAAAAAGTCTGTTAAGACTGTGGTGCGGAAACTGCTGCACGAGATTGTCAAGTTAAGCGCTGTACCAATAGATCCTAATCTTACTCCACCAGTTATCAAGAGAGCTCCGCCTAAAGTCAAGCAGCCACCGCCAACTCCTAAACGACGTGTCGGCCGTGATGACGTTGAGATGAAGAAAGGAGATTGGCTGTGCCCAAAGTAAGTCCCACCTTTCTCTTCTGATGACCTCTTTTTAAGGCTATATCATGGTCCTACCATAAGGACTATAAAATTAGATGCATAGCCTATGCTTTGTACAGAAGCTTAGGGTTCTCGAGCCCTTCGTCCCTGTTCTACTTGTTACATTAAGAAAGAGTCTTCTGATTCCAAGGTATCGAACATAGAATGTATCCTGGTTTCTACACGACAATGCACATTAGTTGTAGATGAAGTTAGGTGAGATCTAGAAAATTCTTCTACATTTGATCTCAACCCATCCAAACCTATTAGTTATAACTTGTAGGTGAGGTCTAATGAATTTCATATAAATCTTCATTTTTGGTTGAAGATATACCCTATCAGcattttaaaattagattataaaattttggacTCGGGGGGCTAACATTTCATAAATCTTTTGTTGTATATTTGAAGTTTGACATTTGTCCTAAGATGTTAATACCACTTCATTTTCGTATCAGGTGCGATTTTATGAATTTTGCAAAGAACACGATTTGCTTACAGTGTGATGCAAAGAGGCCAAAGCGCCAGCTCCTTCCTGGAGAATGGGAATGCCCTGAGTAAGTTTCTATGCTTTTGGGGAGTTATAAATGGGAGAAGGATACTGTTTGAACTTTTATGTCATGGAACTGATCATAATGAATGCTGTTATGGCAGGTGCAACTTCTTAAACTATAGGAGAAACATGGCATGTTTCCATTGTGATTGCAAGCGTCCAGCGGATGCTatcttagaaaacaaaacacaagataCACATCGCTTCACAGAAGCACAAACNNNNNNNNNNNNNNNNNNNNNNNNNNNNNNNNNNNNNNNNNNNNNNNNNNNNNNNNNNNNNNNNNNNNNNNNNNNNNNNNNNNNNNNNNNNNNNNNNNNNNNNNNNNNNNNNNNNNNNNNNNNNNNNNNNNNNNNNNNNNNNNNNNNNNNNNNNNNNNNNNNNNNNNNNNNNNNNNNNNNNNNNNNNNNNNNNNNNNNNNNNNNNNNNNNNNNNNNNNNNNNNNNNNNNNNNNNNNNNNNNNNNNNNNNNNNNNNNNNNNNNNNNNNNNNNNNNNNNNNNNNNNNNNNNNNNNNNNNNNNNNNNNNNNNNNNNNNNNNNNNNNNNNNNNNNNNNNNNNNNNNNNNNNNNNNNNNNNNNNNNNNNNNNNNNNNNNNNNNNNNNNNNNNNNNNNNNNNNNNNNNNNNNNNNNNNNNNNNNNNNNNNNNNNNNNNNNNNNNNNNNNNNNNNNNNNNNNNNNNNNNNNNNNNNNNNNNNNNNNNNNNNNNNNNNNNNNNNNNNNNNNNNNNNNNNNNNNNNNNNNNNNNNNNNNNNNNNNNNNNNNNNNNNNNNNNNNNNNNNNNNNNNNNNNNNNNNNNNNNNNNNNNNNNNNNNNNNNNNNNNNNNNNNNNNNNNNNNNNNNNNNNNNNNNNNNNNNNNNNNNNNNNNNNNNNNNNNNNNNNNNNNNNNNNNNNNNNNNNNNNNNNNNNNNNNNNNNNNNNNNNNNNNNNNNNNNNNNNNNNNNNNNNNNNNNNNNNNNNNNNNNNNNNNNNNNNNNNNNNNNNNNNNNNNNNNNNNNNNNNNNNNNNNNNNNNNNNNNNNNNNNNNNNNNNNNNNNNNNNNNNNNNNNNNNNNNNNNNNNNNNNNNNNNNNNNNNNNNNNNNNNNNNNNNNNNNNNNNNNNNNNNNNNNNNNNNNNNNNNNNNNNNNNNNNNNNNNNNNNNNNNNNNNNNNNNNNNNNNNNNNNNNNNNNNNNNNNNNNNNNNNNNNNNNNNNNNNNNNNNNNNNNNNNNNNNNNNNNNNNNNNNNNNNNNNNNNNNNNNNNNNNNNNNNNNNNNNNNNNNNNNNNNNNNNNNNAAGCGGGATGATGTTTCAAATGCATGGAACTTTGATTTTGATGACGATGAATCAGACGGAGCAGAAGTTGCTGCGTTTGAATATGCAGATTCCAGCAAAAAGAATGAAAGCCTTCTCCGGGAGGGTATGAGAGATCCTGAAGAAGAATTTGGTAATCTTCCTCCAGGAGCCCGAGAAAATTCTGATTTTGGCAGAAGCAGAAGACCTGGAGTTGGGTTTGATGACTTTGACGATGAAGATGACATTGATAGCTATGAAATAGACGAATCTGGAGAGAGAGAGGTCCCAGTTGAAGGAGCTCgatcttcttttgcttctgaCGAGTTCTCAGAGGATGAACAGTTTCCTGAATCAAAGGCTGGTTATGATGCACACAGAGGAGGAAGTTCAAACTTTCACAACAGTAGAAAGAAGCAAGGAAACGGTAAGGGAGGTTTCTCTAGGGATGATGAGCTCGGTTTCAGTTCAGATGATGAGGTATCCGCCAATCCCAGGTGGAAATCAAGCCATGTTGCTTCAACCCAGAGAGGTCCACCTTTGAGAAAACTTACATTTGGGTCAGACGAAGAATTTGGGCTCGATTCTGATCTGGAGAACGATGGTCCCAGGTCCAGTCTAAGGCGTGGACAAAGAAACAACGGTGGTAAAGGAGGGTTCAAAGAAAAACGAAGATCCTATTCAGCTTCAGAATctgatgatgacatggatgatCAAGAGTTCAGAGGGTCAAGCTTCTCTGGTAATAAATCGAgaggaagcagaggaagaatGAGAGGTGGACGTGGTGGTTTCAATGATAATTTTGCCTCTGATAGCTACAAGGGATCTAATGGCTCGTCAGCTAACAGATCAAGAGGGAGAGGGGCAAGAACAGGAAGCAGGAGGAGTAGCTTTGGTAGTGACGATGAAGATTACAGAGGGTCAAGTTCCCAGGCTAGTCGATCAAGAGGGAACAGAGAAGATAGTGGTGGGTTTGGGGGAAGAATGGGAAGCAGAAGGGGAGGttttgatgatgagtttgatagaaaGAGCAGCCGGGGACGCGGTTCAGGTAGTTTCAGGGGGTCtaacagaggaggaagaggaggaggaggaggaaNNNNNNNNNNNNNNNNNNNNNNNNNNNNNNNNNNNNNNNNNNNNNNNNNNNNNNNNNNNNNNNNNNNNNNNNNNNNNNNNNNNNNNNNNNNNNNNNNNNNNNNNNNNNNNNNNNNNNNNNNNNNNNNNNNNNNNNNNNNNNNNNNNNNNNNNNNNNNNNNNNNNNNNNNNNNNNNNNNNNNNNNNNNNNNNNNNNNNNNNNNNNNNNNNNNNNNNNNNNNNNNNNNNNNNNNNNNNNNNNNNNNNNNNNNNNNNNNNNNNNNNNNNNNNNNNNNNN encodes the following:
- the LOC104760075 gene encoding uncharacterized protein LOC104760075 produces the protein MAPSISLLLIRRVSLFHRNPKSRRLFQPFLAKSFSTSPQSKPDSTLEPNHKPSSLSSRLSFVFDQIDAIEKRHSEQDETLERIRAWRQSKQTHQPKTPSCAPQDPHPREVDTFVPNEELVVSCSVAEPSQINSGEVSKEKGVVELVHPWPEWMELMERLLKQNYFDHRRERDEDEMVSCLGMDVSNVGVGEEEKVGVALFQDFRAVQNACINFGKDRFDILRSLSRNDIQVLVGHGCPATDRKVIFSGKLLRKRVHLDEGDVCSSCSLRNSCEKAFLLTNKEDEARTIDLMRILFTYGFDPLNGTVANKNLLKKKSVKTVVRKLLHEIVKLSAVPIDPNLTPPVIKRAPPKVKQPPPTPKRRVGRDDVEMKKGDWLCPKCDFMNFAKNTICLQCDAKRPKRQLLPGEWECPECNFLNYRRNMACFHCDCKRPADAILENKTQDTHRFTEAQRDDVSNAWNFDFDDDESDGAEVAAFEYADSSKKNESLLREGMRDPEEEFGNLPPGARENSDFGRSRRPGVGFDDFDDEDDIDSYEIDESGEREVPVEGARSSFASDEFSEDEQFPESKAGYDAHRGGSSNFHNSRKKQGNGKGGFSRDDELGFSSDDEVSANPRWKSSHVASTQRGPPLRKLTFGSDEEFGLDSDLENDGPRSSLRRGQRNNGGKGGFKEKRRSYSASESDDDMDDQEFRGSSFSGNKSRGSRGRMRGGRGGFNDNFASDSYKGSNGSSANRSRGRGARTGSRRSSFGSDDEDYRGSSSQASRSRGNREDSGGFGGRMGSRRGGFDDEFDRKSSRGRGSGSFRGSNRGGRGGGGGNRHGHSDGKDTDIGDFRNSRRVIER